A genomic stretch from Pontibacter liquoris includes:
- a CDS encoding ribonuclease D, translated as MENTPLMHDGMAIKLIESDKALLRTVEVLQQNKVLALDLEFDQNRFTYGFNLCLIQIADESGTCYIIDPFTLTTLAPLYTVLENPAITKIIHHSNNDIMLLNKMGCNIKGVLDTDVAAKLLNYERSSLATVLKEEFEKEIDKSQQSSNWNKRPLTEEQLRYAAIDVIYLHQVMQRLVSQLAEKGRLSWLEEEDHLLEQISYSEPENPHLKLRNAFRLTTYQQFILKKLFAFRDEMAQAFNKPSSYVIGNEALVELASTPDVAVHEWLHHTKGIHGGLKKPRNEKLLKETLEQAQHEAQELNIPHDFADNRWQRPLRTPETEQRKEALTQVQKAIIEKYGEFTSRLIINQSLITEYSQTGQLRCTKQYATDIVMNTAQELGIPLPTPTLVGKYK; from the coding sequence ATGGAAAATACACCGCTAATGCACGACGGCATGGCCATTAAGCTCATTGAGTCGGACAAAGCTTTGCTGCGCACCGTGGAAGTGCTGCAGCAGAATAAGGTGCTGGCGCTGGACCTTGAGTTTGACCAGAACCGCTTTACGTATGGCTTCAACCTGTGCCTGATACAAATTGCCGACGAAAGTGGCACCTGTTATATCATAGATCCCTTTACGCTGACCACGCTGGCGCCGCTCTACACAGTGCTGGAAAATCCGGCGATCACCAAGATCATCCATCACTCCAATAATGATATTATGTTGCTCAATAAGATGGGCTGCAACATCAAGGGCGTGCTGGATACCGATGTAGCGGCAAAACTGCTGAACTACGAACGCTCCTCGCTGGCCACGGTTTTAAAGGAAGAGTTTGAAAAGGAAATTGATAAGTCGCAGCAGTCCAGCAACTGGAACAAGCGCCCGCTTACCGAAGAGCAACTCCGCTACGCCGCCATCGATGTGATCTACCTGCACCAGGTGATGCAACGCCTGGTAAGCCAGTTAGCGGAAAAAGGGCGCTTGTCGTGGCTGGAGGAGGAAGATCATCTGTTGGAACAGATCTCTTATTCAGAGCCGGAAAACCCGCACCTCAAGCTCCGCAATGCTTTCCGCCTTACTACTTACCAGCAGTTCATTCTGAAGAAGTTATTCGCATTCAGGGATGAAATGGCGCAGGCCTTCAACAAACCCTCTTCATACGTGATCGGAAACGAAGCCCTGGTAGAGCTGGCCAGCACACCGGATGTAGCCGTACACGAATGGCTACATCATACCAAAGGTATCCACGGCGGCCTGAAAAAGCCTCGTAACGAGAAACTGTTGAAAGAAACCCTGGAGCAGGCGCAGCACGAAGCCCAAGAGTTAAACATTCCGCACGACTTTGCAGATAACCGCTGGCAGCGGCCCCTGCGCACGCCTGAAACAGAGCAGCGCAAAGAGGCACTTACCCAGGTACAAAAAGCAATCATAGAGAAGTATGGCGAGTTCACTTCCCGCCTCATCATCAACCAAAGCCTGATTACGGAGTATAGCCAGACAGGCCAACTGCGCTGCACCAAGCAATATGCCACGGACATTGTGATGAACACAGCCCAGGAGCTTGGTATACCTTTACCTACCCCTACCCTTGTAGGCAAGTATAAATAG